In Roseisolibacter agri, the following proteins share a genomic window:
- the yidC gene encoding membrane protein insertase YidC — MENNRRLLLAIALTVLVIVATQFLFPTPPAPAKRPGATADSIAAAQPGQPAPAGAAATPAPGAPGAPGVPAVAGVAGDTTAAGTPAVGAATPALPVETALVAGSRAAYAVSSAGGALVGAEMRNYQTLAPGTQGSAQLARRGEPLLSYRLVVPGDTIALARTPMRATRAGGTVQLQGTATSRLGQSIPVSITYGFAPDNYTLQVRGTAGVTGPAFLLVDMPATIAPTEKDTLDHYNHLAYAWKPQNDDASSVAFGKLDPGERELIAGPLTWAVAKSKYFILGVLAPNGQQFSELSITGGVRGAKVATHAQGTVVVPLTNGGFAFDGYAGPQEWRRLVAMGREFETSNPYGGWLQGIVQPFATIVIRLILWMHDALRLSYGAVLIALGVLVRLLLWPLQQNAMRSQIRMQRVQPELQAIQQKYKNDPQRLQVEMMRVYKEHDVSPFAMLTGCLPMLLPMPIFFALFFVFQNTIEFRGVEWFYLPDLSLKDPYYIMPVLVAGTSFLLSWIGMRAAPPNPQTQMITYMMPAMFLFFFLNVASGLNLYYLVQNLVALPQQWLLARERSKSAPPLVQGTPLKRA; from the coding sequence ATGGAAAACAATAGACGGCTCCTCCTCGCGATCGCGCTCACCGTCCTGGTGATCGTCGCGACCCAGTTCCTCTTCCCGACCCCGCCCGCGCCGGCGAAGCGCCCGGGCGCGACGGCGGACAGCATCGCCGCGGCCCAGCCCGGCCAGCCCGCGCCCGCGGGAGCCGCCGCGACGCCCGCGCCCGGTGCGCCCGGTGCGCCCGGTGTGCCCGCGGTGGCGGGCGTGGCCGGCGACACGACGGCGGCGGGGACGCCGGCCGTCGGCGCGGCCACGCCGGCCCTTCCGGTGGAGACGGCGCTGGTGGCCGGGAGCCGCGCGGCCTACGCCGTCAGCAGCGCCGGCGGCGCGCTCGTGGGCGCCGAGATGCGCAACTACCAGACGCTGGCGCCGGGGACGCAGGGGTCGGCGCAGCTGGCGCGGCGCGGCGAGCCGCTGCTGTCGTACCGGCTGGTGGTGCCGGGCGACACGATCGCGCTCGCGCGCACGCCGATGCGGGCGACGCGCGCCGGCGGCACGGTGCAGCTCCAGGGCACGGCGACGAGCCGCCTGGGCCAGAGCATCCCGGTGTCGATCACGTACGGCTTCGCGCCGGACAACTACACGCTGCAGGTGCGCGGCACGGCCGGCGTGACCGGCCCCGCGTTCCTGCTGGTCGACATGCCGGCGACCATCGCGCCGACCGAGAAGGACACGCTCGACCACTACAACCACCTCGCGTACGCCTGGAAGCCCCAGAACGACGACGCCAGCAGCGTCGCGTTCGGCAAGCTCGACCCGGGCGAGCGCGAGCTGATCGCGGGCCCGCTCACGTGGGCCGTCGCGAAGAGCAAGTACTTCATCCTCGGCGTGCTCGCCCCGAACGGGCAGCAGTTCAGCGAGCTGTCGATCACCGGCGGCGTGCGCGGCGCGAAGGTGGCGACGCACGCGCAGGGCACGGTGGTGGTGCCGCTGACGAACGGCGGCTTCGCGTTCGACGGCTACGCGGGCCCGCAGGAGTGGCGCCGCCTGGTGGCGATGGGGCGCGAGTTCGAGACGTCGAACCCGTACGGCGGCTGGCTGCAGGGGATCGTGCAGCCGTTCGCGACGATCGTCATCCGCCTGATCCTGTGGATGCACGACGCGCTGCGCCTGTCGTACGGCGCGGTGCTGATCGCGCTCGGCGTGCTGGTGCGCCTGCTCCTCTGGCCGCTGCAGCAGAACGCGATGCGCTCGCAGATCCGCATGCAGCGCGTGCAGCCGGAGCTGCAGGCGATCCAGCAGAAGTACAAGAACGACCCGCAGCGGCTGCAGGTCGAGATGATGCGCGTCTACAAGGAGCACGACGTGAGCCCGTTCGCGATGCTCACGGGCTGCCTGCCGATGCTGCTGCCGATGCCGATCTTCTTCGCGCTCTTCTTCGTGTTCCAGAACACGATCGAGTTCCGCGGCGTCGAGTGGTTCTACCTGCCGGACCTGTCGCTGAAGGACCCGTACTACATCATGCCGGTGCTGGTGGCCGGGACGAGCTTCCTGCTGTCGTGGATCGGCATGCGCGCCGCGCCGCCGAACCCGCAGACGCAGATGATCACGTACATGATGCCGGCGATGTTCCTGTTCTTCTTCCTCAACGTCGCCTCGGGGCTGAACCTGTACTACCTGGTGCAGAACCTGGTCGCGCTGCCGCAGCAGTGGCTGCTGGCGCGGGAGCGGTCGAAGTCGGCGCCGCCGTTGGTACAGGGGACACCGTTGAAGAGAGCCTGA
- a CDS encoding MBL fold metallo-hydrolase, translating to MRLTYIGHATLLIELGGVTLLTDPNFDASLGRFTFGERLRRVAPPGIALDALPRLDAVLVTHAHMDHLSLDSLAALSRDVPVYAPPAVARWLAGRGFAQVRALAPGATVELAPRDGGAAVSVHAEAATHVGSRYGVDRWRAEANMYLLESDAGSAFFAGDTGLTATTHALADRVCHAAGRPLDVALLPIGHAPWWKERSFRAGHLTYADALDLFERLRARWMVPYHWGTFNHLSAGANDAIDRLRAMLPTHRHRDAVRILEPGDSWTVETAGERQAAS from the coding sequence GTGCGTCTGACCTACATCGGCCACGCGACGCTCCTCATCGAGCTCGGTGGCGTGACGCTGCTGACCGACCCGAACTTCGACGCCTCGCTGGGGCGCTTCACCTTCGGGGAGCGGCTGCGGCGGGTGGCGCCACCCGGGATCGCGCTCGACGCGCTGCCGCGGCTGGACGCGGTGCTGGTGACGCACGCGCACATGGACCACCTGTCGCTCGACTCGCTCGCGGCGCTGTCGCGCGACGTGCCGGTGTACGCGCCGCCGGCGGTCGCGCGCTGGCTGGCGGGGCGCGGCTTCGCGCAGGTGCGGGCGCTCGCTCCCGGTGCGACGGTGGAGCTGGCGCCGCGCGACGGCGGCGCGGCGGTCTCGGTGCACGCGGAGGCGGCGACGCACGTCGGCAGCCGGTACGGCGTCGACCGCTGGCGCGCCGAGGCGAACATGTACCTGCTGGAGTCGGACGCGGGGAGCGCGTTCTTCGCCGGCGACACGGGGCTCACCGCGACGACGCACGCGCTGGCGGACCGCGTCTGCCACGCCGCCGGGCGTCCGCTGGACGTCGCGCTGCTCCCCATCGGCCACGCGCCGTGGTGGAAGGAGCGGAGCTTCCGCGCCGGACACCTCACCTACGCCGACGCGCTGGACCTGTTCGAGCGGCTGCGCGCGCGGTGGATGGTGCCGTACCACTGGGGCACCTTCAACCACCTGAGCGCCGGCGCCAACGACGCGATCGACCGGCTGCGCGCGATGCTGCCGACGCACCGGCATCGCGACGCGGTGCGGATCCTGGAGCCGGGCGACAGCTGGACGGTCGAGACGGCGGGGGAGCGGCAGGCGGCGTCGTAG
- the pyrE gene encoding orotate phosphoribosyltransferase, giving the protein MSHPSAPDDASQEASARLVALLAERSARRGDFTLASGRRSTLYVDARLTTMSPDGLALIGPTALAAIAREGWSVDAVGGLTLGADPVSYAIAYASALAGRPVRAFTVRKEAKQHGTGRLIEGPFRSGDRVVVVEDVITTGGSALRAVEAIRAAGGTVVGVLAVVDREEGGREAIEGAGLPVVALARAADIVARMPA; this is encoded by the coding sequence ATGTCCCACCCGTCCGCTCCCGACGACGCCTCGCAGGAGGCTTCCGCGCGCCTCGTCGCGCTGCTGGCCGAGCGCTCCGCGCGCCGCGGCGACTTCACGCTCGCGTCGGGGCGCCGCTCGACGCTCTACGTCGATGCGCGCCTCACCACGATGAGCCCCGACGGGCTCGCGCTCATCGGCCCCACCGCGCTCGCCGCCATCGCGCGCGAGGGCTGGAGCGTCGACGCCGTCGGCGGCCTCACCCTCGGCGCCGACCCGGTGTCGTACGCCATCGCCTACGCGAGCGCGCTCGCCGGCCGGCCCGTGCGCGCGTTCACGGTGCGCAAGGAGGCCAAGCAGCACGGCACCGGGCGCCTGATCGAGGGCCCGTTCCGGAGCGGCGACCGCGTGGTCGTGGTGGAGGACGTCATCACCACCGGCGGCTCCGCGCTGCGCGCCGTCGAGGCGATCCGCGCGGCGGGCGGCACCGTCGTCGGCGTGCTGGCCGTCGTCGACCGCGAGGAGGGCGGCCGCGAGGCGATCGAGGGCGCGGGGCTGCCGGTCGTCGCGCTCGCGCGCGCGGCGGACATCGTCGCCCGCATGCCGGCGTAG
- the yidD gene encoding membrane protein insertion efficiency factor YidD, whose product MFGVRVYQVALSPVFGGQCRYYPSCSAYALEALERHGAWRGAWLAVRRIGRCHPFRPGGYDPVP is encoded by the coding sequence ATGTTCGGCGTGCGCGTCTACCAGGTGGCGCTGTCGCCGGTCTTCGGGGGCCAGTGCCGCTATTATCCTTCCTGCTCCGCGTACGCCCTGGAGGCGCTCGAGCGCCACGGCGCGTGGCGCGGCGCCTGGCTGGCGGTGCGGCGGATCGGCCGCTGCCATCCGTTCCGCCCGGGCGGCTACGACCCGGTGCCGTGA
- the rnpA gene encoding ribonuclease P protein component produces the protein MSPAQGFPRRHRLTRGTELDVVRREGKRVRTEHLEVRVLASLQSFLRADSPLARAAEPARPRVGIVVPKHRQSGVARNRLKRRLRELVRLRLLPTLPPVALVVRVRPEAYGASFEQLARQIERVRRDVARLTLPPASAPTPAPPVAEPAPEPEP, from the coding sequence ATGTCGCCTGCCCAGGGCTTTCCGCGTCGGCACCGACTGACGCGCGGCACCGAGCTGGACGTGGTACGACGCGAAGGGAAGCGGGTCCGGACCGAGCATCTCGAGGTCCGCGTCCTGGCTTCCCTTCAGTCGTTCCTGCGGGCCGACTCCCCGCTCGCGCGGGCGGCCGAGCCGGCGCGCCCGCGCGTGGGGATCGTGGTGCCCAAGCACCGGCAGAGCGGCGTGGCGCGCAACCGACTCAAGCGGCGGCTGCGCGAGCTGGTGCGGCTGCGGCTCCTCCCCACCCTGCCCCCCGTCGCCCTCGTCGTGCGCGTCCGCCCCGAGGCGTACGGCGCGAGCTTCGAGCAGCTGGCGCGGCAGATCGAGCGCGTGCGGCGCGACGTCGCGCGGCTGACGCTGCCGCCCGCATCCGCTCCCACTCCCGCGCCGCCGGTGGCGGAACCGGCGCCGGAACCCGAGCCGTGA
- the rpmH gene encoding 50S ribosomal protein L34, which yields MGKPTYRPRNKRRIRTHGFRARMADKWGREVLSRRRKKGRKRLTVQLPTKYVAGA from the coding sequence ATGGGCAAGCCCACCTACCGGCCCCGGAACAAGCGCCGCATCCGCACGCACGGCTTCCGTGCGCGCATGGCGGACAAGTGGGGGCGTGAAGTTCTCAGCCGCCGCCGCAAGAAGGGGCGCAAGCGCCTGACCGTCCAGCTGCCGACCAAGTACGTCGCCGGGGCCTGA
- a CDS encoding methyl-accepting chemotaxis protein yields the protein MSAPALARPTHDDGVQTSGAPHLASPLTSPDAPHRDADGALAAEARVKDVLTFRLGARRRVRCAVLMGIALGAARVAGITDASPTLMVTLFSATMAVSLAAELLARALSRREGAWRPWLQPTFAIVDALLISGSVVVFGAPAMALLYMVAIVPYSFDRGRSIGWVATLASVAGFLGASWAHAQLFPASAPSATAVLAAAALLLAVALQIVPLPARLIRRVRATRTAMARAEHGDLSARAAARHHDELGFLELGYNRMLDELVGLLETVRAEAAQVVAAAGALDHASAGLARGGETARGETEAMASALEGQRHEVGEAARRAAQAADAAARLQLRAADAADEARALAAAAGTGRDAVADAAQTLVEVGARVRDSAASVAVLVEASARVGTLVATMQRLARQTNRVALNASIEAARAGDAGREFAIVADAMRRLAEESAQAARAAGSSVGRVRDEIDTVARLLAANEQAVRDVGEVASGAVDAFERVEAGVARIDTVTSDASSLALAQGGALRDLAAAVESAGRVADDAAARARGAAQAMRRQGASIDEVARTARGLGALAARLRAAASGRSAR from the coding sequence GTGTCCGCGCCGGCGCTCGCGCGCCCCACGCACGATGATGGGGTCCAAACCTCCGGCGCGCCACACCTCGCGTCGCCACTTACGTCACCGGACGCGCCACATCGCGACGCCGACGGCGCGCTCGCGGCGGAGGCGCGCGTCAAGGACGTCCTGACCTTCCGCCTCGGCGCCAGGCGGCGCGTGCGCTGCGCGGTCCTCATGGGCATCGCGCTCGGCGCCGCGCGCGTGGCGGGCATCACCGACGCGTCGCCGACGCTGATGGTGACGCTGTTCAGCGCCACGATGGCGGTCAGCCTCGCCGCCGAGCTGCTGGCGCGTGCGTTGAGCCGCAGGGAGGGCGCCTGGCGCCCATGGCTGCAGCCGACGTTCGCGATCGTCGACGCGCTGCTGATCAGCGGCAGCGTCGTGGTGTTCGGCGCGCCGGCGATGGCGCTGCTCTACATGGTGGCGATCGTCCCGTACTCGTTCGACCGCGGGCGCTCCATCGGCTGGGTGGCGACGCTGGCGTCGGTCGCCGGCTTCCTGGGCGCCAGCTGGGCGCACGCGCAGCTCTTTCCCGCGAGCGCGCCGTCGGCGACCGCGGTCCTCGCGGCGGCCGCGCTGCTGCTCGCGGTGGCGCTGCAGATCGTGCCACTGCCGGCGCGGCTGATCCGCCGCGTGCGCGCGACCCGCACCGCGATGGCGCGCGCCGAGCATGGCGACCTGTCGGCGCGGGCGGCGGCACGCCACCACGACGAGCTGGGGTTCCTGGAGCTCGGCTACAACCGCATGCTGGACGAGCTGGTGGGGCTGCTCGAGACGGTGCGGGCTGAGGCGGCGCAGGTGGTGGCGGCGGCGGGCGCGCTGGACCACGCGAGCGCGGGGCTGGCGCGCGGCGGCGAGACGGCGCGCGGCGAGACCGAGGCGATGGCGAGCGCGCTGGAAGGGCAGCGGCACGAGGTGGGCGAGGCCGCGCGCCGCGCCGCGCAGGCGGCCGATGCCGCCGCGCGCCTGCAGCTGCGCGCCGCCGACGCGGCCGACGAGGCGCGCGCGCTGGCCGCCGCCGCGGGCACGGGCCGCGACGCGGTGGCCGACGCGGCGCAGACGCTGGTCGAGGTGGGGGCGCGCGTGCGCGACTCGGCGGCGTCGGTGGCGGTGCTGGTGGAGGCGTCGGCGCGCGTGGGCACGCTGGTGGCGACCATGCAGCGCCTGGCGCGGCAGACCAACCGCGTGGCGCTCAACGCCAGCATCGAGGCGGCGCGCGCGGGCGACGCGGGGCGCGAGTTCGCGATCGTCGCCGACGCCATGCGCCGCCTGGCCGAGGAGAGCGCGCAGGCCGCGCGCGCGGCGGGATCGTCGGTGGGGCGCGTGCGCGACGAGATCGACACCGTCGCGCGGCTGCTGGCCGCCAACGAGCAGGCGGTGCGCGACGTCGGCGAGGTGGCGTCCGGCGCGGTGGACGCGTTCGAGCGCGTGGAGGCGGGCGTGGCGCGCATCGACACGGTGACGAGCGACGCGTCGTCGCTCGCGCTGGCGCAGGGCGGCGCGCTGCGCGACCTCGCGGCGGCCGTGGAGTCGGCGGGGCGGGTGGCGGACGACGCGGCCGCGCGCGCGCGCGGCGCCGCGCAGGCGATGCGCCGTCAGGGCGCGTCGATCGACGAGGTCGCGCGCACCGCGCGCGGGCTGGGCGCGCTGGCCGCGCGGCTGCGCGCTGCGGCCAGCGGCCGCTCGGCCAGGTAG
- a CDS encoding serine/threonine-protein kinase, with product MSRESLVGTTLAGYEIRSVVGEGGTSAVYRADHPTHGTVALKVLRDRLRQDRTAVARFVREAQYGGRVLHPNVVRTIEIGEAEPGLHFLAIEWAGGEILERYAKRHCPLAPSEVADIVEQIAAAVQAAHDAGIVHRDLKPENVMYDPATRQVKLLDFGIAAETDQGADERLTRAGFFVGTLMYVAPEALSGEMVTAAADQYSLATIAYFLLSGCHPYSGKSPREMFTQLLSQPPLPLSKAKEGLLVSPAIEAVVMRGLAKSPAERYPNVRTFAQELRNALDAPTPEPERSAQPGMLGKIKGLFKR from the coding sequence ATGTCCCGAGAGAGCCTGGTCGGCACGACCCTCGCCGGCTACGAGATCCGCAGCGTGGTAGGGGAGGGCGGCACCTCCGCGGTGTACCGGGCCGACCACCCGACGCACGGGACCGTGGCGCTCAAGGTCCTGCGCGATCGCCTGCGCCAGGATCGCACGGCGGTGGCGCGCTTCGTCCGCGAGGCGCAGTACGGCGGCCGCGTCCTGCACCCCAACGTCGTCCGCACGATCGAGATCGGCGAGGCGGAGCCGGGGCTGCACTTCCTGGCCATCGAGTGGGCGGGCGGCGAGATCCTGGAGCGCTACGCCAAGCGCCACTGCCCGCTCGCCCCGTCGGAGGTGGCGGACATCGTCGAGCAGATCGCCGCCGCGGTGCAGGCCGCGCACGACGCCGGCATCGTGCACCGCGACCTGAAGCCGGAGAACGTGATGTACGATCCGGCGACGCGGCAGGTGAAGCTGCTCGACTTCGGCATCGCGGCCGAGACGGACCAGGGCGCGGACGAGCGGCTGACGCGCGCGGGCTTCTTCGTCGGCACGCTGATGTACGTCGCGCCCGAGGCGCTGTCGGGCGAGATGGTGACCGCCGCCGCCGACCAGTACTCGCTCGCCACGATCGCCTACTTCCTGCTCTCGGGCTGCCACCCGTACTCGGGCAAGTCGCCGCGCGAGATGTTCACGCAGCTCCTCTCGCAGCCGCCGCTCCCGCTGAGCAAGGCGAAGGAGGGGCTGCTGGTGTCGCCCGCGATCGAGGCGGTGGTGATGCGCGGCCTCGCCAAGTCGCCGGCCGAGCGCTACCCGAACGTGCGCACCTTCGCGCAGGAGCTGCGCAACGCGCTCGACGCGCCGACTCCGGAGCCGGAGCGGAGCGCGCAGCCGGGGATGCTGGGGAAGATCAAGGGACTCTTCAAGCGGTAA
- the mnmE gene encoding tRNA uridine-5-carboxymethylaminomethyl(34) synthesis GTPase MnmE — MSATDPLALDDTIAALATAPGRGALAVVRVSGPSAFALVETVAAPWPPAPRVATLLTLRDPRTGERIDRALVTCFPAPRSYTGEDVVEIATHGGTAVPAALLAALAAAGARPAAPGEFTRRAVLHGKLDLAQGEAVGALIDARTQAMRRAALTQLDGGLSRRVGALREALLHVEALLAYDIDFPEEDDGPVSRTRVADAADEARRGIDALLATVPAGAIARDGAIVVIAGPPNAGKSSLFNALAGEARALVTEIPGTTRDALEVVVEPAPVDGRRAPWPLRLIDTAGLRDTDDRVERLGIEVSERWLRRAHAVLACGETIDDVQRTIDYVETITDAPVLPLLTKQDERRAPGAERGSSLGARRSALDLHFVSAETGAGLHALLGAAVDAVDARWSAPDLPLVTHARHQHALAAAREELDAFAHAWRDDALPAPVAAVHLRAAVGALESVIGAVDVEDVLDRVFGTFCVGK, encoded by the coding sequence GTGTCTGCCACCGACCCCCTCGCCCTCGACGACACGATCGCCGCGCTGGCGACCGCGCCCGGACGGGGCGCGCTGGCGGTCGTGCGCGTGAGCGGGCCGTCGGCGTTCGCGCTCGTGGAGACGGTCGCCGCGCCGTGGCCGCCCGCGCCGCGCGTGGCGACGCTGCTCACGCTGCGCGACCCACGCACCGGCGAGCGCATCGACCGCGCGCTCGTGACGTGCTTCCCCGCCCCGCGCTCGTACACGGGCGAGGACGTCGTCGAGATCGCGACGCACGGCGGGACCGCGGTGCCGGCGGCGCTGCTGGCGGCGCTGGCCGCGGCGGGTGCACGCCCCGCCGCACCGGGCGAGTTCACGCGCCGCGCGGTGCTGCACGGGAAGCTCGACCTCGCGCAGGGGGAAGCGGTGGGAGCGCTGATCGACGCGCGCACGCAGGCCATGCGGCGCGCCGCGCTCACGCAGCTGGACGGCGGGCTGTCGCGGCGTGTCGGTGCGCTGCGCGAGGCGCTCCTGCACGTCGAGGCGCTGCTCGCCTACGACATCGACTTCCCCGAGGAGGACGACGGGCCCGTGTCGCGCACGCGCGTCGCCGACGCGGCGGACGAGGCGCGCCGCGGCATCGACGCGCTGCTGGCGACCGTGCCCGCGGGCGCGATCGCGCGCGACGGGGCGATCGTCGTCATCGCGGGGCCGCCCAACGCGGGCAAGTCGTCGCTGTTCAACGCGCTCGCCGGCGAGGCGCGCGCGCTCGTGACCGAGATCCCCGGCACCACGCGCGACGCGCTCGAAGTCGTCGTCGAGCCCGCGCCCGTCGACGGCCGGCGCGCGCCATGGCCGCTGCGGCTGATCGACACCGCGGGGCTGCGCGACACCGACGACCGCGTCGAGCGGCTGGGCATCGAGGTGAGCGAGCGCTGGCTGCGGCGCGCGCACGCGGTGCTGGCGTGCGGGGAGACGATCGACGACGTGCAGCGGACGATCGACTACGTGGAGACGATCACCGATGCGCCGGTCCTGCCGCTGTTGACCAAGCAGGACGAGCGCCGAGCGCCGGGCGCCGAGCGAGGATCCTCACTCGGCGCTCGGCGCTCGGCGCTCGATCTGCACTTCGTGAGTGCCGAGACGGGTGCGGGACTGCATGCGTTGCTCGGAGCCGCCGTCGATGCCGTCGATGCGCGCTGGAGCGCTCCCGATCTCCCGCTCGTCACGCACGCGCGCCACCAGCACGCGCTCGCGGCGGCGCGCGAGGAGCTCGACGCGTTTGCGCACGCGTGGCGCGACGACGCGCTCCCGGCGCCGGTGGCCGCGGTACATCTGCGTGCGGCCGTCGGCGCGCTGGAGTCCGTCATCGGCGCGGTCGACGTCGAGGACGTGCTCGACCGCGTGTTCGGGACGTTCTGCGTCGGGAAGTGA
- a CDS encoding sensor histidine kinase, with protein MTPRLTPYAPIVVPIPPRRTTGSRLATAALAIAFGGVLGGLWATERAIGHAADARRALAASRSPTDAVVSSADGASSGDDLWRLRLGAWCLGFAALGSVAVGLAHERRLSRRIADRSAELERLSGELIQVNRTKSEFLANVSHELRTPLNAIVGFVDLLHDGVYGPLTPRQTAPVQRLASSAAHLRQLVDQILDLAKISAGRLDVAPEAVELRPFVLDVATELEPLVQAKGLALSLAVPVTLPRVRTDPTHLRQILVNLLGNAVKFTPEGRIAVRAAVARRRDEASESRDGARLVGAAKAATAATLAATRLLPGMRRRADEPEPDATDWVALQVIDTGIGIPPEEHERIFDEFEQIGPRTGDSAVRGTGLGLAISRRLARLLGGDLTVESAPGRGATFTLWLRVDA; from the coding sequence ATGACGCCGCGCCTCACGCCCTACGCGCCGATCGTGGTGCCGATCCCGCCGCGCCGCACGACGGGCTCGCGCCTGGCGACGGCCGCGCTGGCGATCGCGTTCGGCGGCGTGCTGGGCGGGCTGTGGGCGACCGAGCGCGCCATCGGCCACGCCGCCGATGCGCGGCGCGCGCTGGCGGCCTCGCGCAGCCCGACGGACGCCGTCGTCTCCAGCGCCGACGGCGCGTCCAGCGGCGACGATCTCTGGCGGCTCCGCCTGGGCGCGTGGTGCCTCGGCTTCGCCGCGCTCGGGTCGGTCGCGGTGGGGCTGGCGCACGAGCGCCGCCTGAGCCGCCGCATCGCCGACCGCTCGGCGGAGCTGGAGCGGCTCTCGGGCGAGCTGATTCAGGTGAACCGCACGAAGAGCGAGTTCCTCGCCAACGTGTCGCACGAGCTGCGCACGCCGCTGAACGCGATCGTCGGCTTCGTCGACCTCCTGCACGACGGCGTGTACGGCCCGCTCACGCCGCGGCAGACCGCGCCCGTGCAGCGGCTCGCGTCGTCGGCCGCGCACCTGCGCCAGCTCGTGGACCAGATCCTCGACCTGGCGAAGATCTCCGCCGGCCGGCTGGACGTCGCGCCCGAGGCGGTGGAGCTGCGCCCCTTCGTGCTGGACGTGGCGACGGAGCTGGAGCCGCTGGTGCAGGCGAAGGGGCTCGCGCTCTCGCTCGCGGTGCCGGTGACGCTGCCGCGCGTGCGCACGGATCCCACGCACCTGCGGCAGATCCTCGTGAACCTGCTGGGCAACGCGGTGAAGTTCACGCCCGAGGGACGCATCGCGGTGCGCGCCGCGGTCGCCCGCCGGCGCGACGAGGCGTCGGAGTCGCGCGACGGCGCGCGGCTGGTGGGCGCGGCGAAGGCGGCGACGGCCGCGACGCTGGCCGCGACGCGCCTGCTGCCGGGGATGCGCCGCCGCGCCGACGAGCCGGAGCCCGACGCGACGGACTGGGTGGCGCTGCAGGTGATCGATACGGGCATCGGCATCCCGCCCGAGGAGCACGAGCGCATCTTCGACGAGTTCGAGCAGATCGGCCCGCGCACGGGCGACTCCGCGGTACGCGGCACGGGGCTCGGCCTCGCCATCTCGCGGCGGCTCGCGCGGCTGCTGGGCGGCGACCTGACGGTGGAGAGCGCGCCGGGGCGAGGCGCCACCTTCACCCTCTGGCTACGCGTGGACGCGTAG